The sequence TTGTTGGCATTGCGCAAGATTTTGGGCGTGTTTCCCTATACGCGATTGACGCTAAGATTGCTGGCGCTTTGCGTGCTGGCATACGCCGTGGTGAGATTGGCAACGCCGTGGGGAATCTGGTGGCAGGCGGCAATTTTAGCGGGTGTGTATGGGGCGGGTGCCGCGCAGTTTTGTTTGGAGAAAGACGATCGCGCGATGTTGCAGCGGTTTCGTGCGAGATTAAACGTTCGGCGTTAGAGCTTTTGTGAACGCCCAAAAGGGCTAAAGCGGCAGATAAGCAATACGATTGATCCAGTCCTCTGTATCTGATACCATCCAGATGAGAATGATGTCATCAACAACCGTCGTGAGTTCAAGATGCTGCGGGACGATCAAAATGCCTGGACTTTCTTGCGTTGAAATAAATTCTGCAAAATTTGCCGGCATTGTGCGGTGATCGTGTGTTACTAAGAGTCGCTCACTTTTCGCGGCGCGTTCTAGCACATCTTCGTCTTGCATACCCCGCAAGCCGGCTGCATCAGCAGTTTGGAACTTAATCAGAGGTTCGCTGCGGACGATAGCATTGAGGATCGTCTGGTTAAAATCAGCGTCAGCCTGAAATTTGATTTTCATGATCCAGCCAGTTTTAGGTGTTCCTTAGCGGCGGCGATCTTTTTGTAGAACATCGGGTCTGTATCTCGAGCCGCTTGGCGCTTGACGGCATAATCGTTGCGTTGAGCGACAAGATAAGCGTCAATCTCAGCCCGGTATGCCAGATAAAAAGTGATCGCGCCATAAACCTGTTCTAAGGTGAGAACTGGAAAAGCTTGAGCAATGCTTTCGGCAGATTGGCCGCTGAGGAAGGCATAGACAATGGAATCAAGCGATACCCGTGTTTGCGCAACCCAATAGCCGTCATCGCGTTTTTCAACATAGTTGGAGTTCATAGGAACACTCAAGTCTTTTGTTGTCTATCTGCAGGATGAAAGAACGGATTATTATTGCATCGAAAAGTTATCATCCTATTCCAAAATTGCAAGCTCGAATTTTGAAGTCATGATGGATCCCAATCAAACCCGCCGCGTTTTTTGCGTCGGCTTGGATGGCGGCACCTGGACGATCCTGCAGCCGCTCATGCAAGCCGGGCACATGCCGCAGTTGAGCCGGCTCGCGCAAGCTGGCGTCAGCGGCGTGCTGCAATCGACCATTCCGCCGATCACCCCGGCGGCGTGGAGCACGTTTATGACGGGCTGTAATCCCGGCAAACACGGCATTTTTGATTTTCAAGGATATGATCGCGAGCAGCACCGTACTTTTTTCGTGAACGCCACCTCGCTGCGGATGCCTACGCTGTGGCAACTGCTGAGCCGCCACAACAAGCGTGTGGCCGTGGTGGATTTGCCGGTCACCTATCCGCCGCCGCAAATCAACGGCGTGATCATCAGCGGCTTGATGACGCCGAGCCGCGCCTCGACCTTC is a genomic window of Cytophagia bacterium CHB2 containing:
- a CDS encoding DUF433 domain-containing protein — encoded protein: MNSNYVEKRDDGYWVAQTRVSLDSIVYAFLSGQSAESIAQAFPVLTLEQVYGAITFYLAYRAEIDAYLVAQRNDYAVKRQAARDTDPMFYKKIAAAKEHLKLAGS